The Anaerolineales bacterium region TGATCTCAGGCGGCAGGGTGAGATGCAGCACCAGGCGCTCGCCGGCGCGGCCGCGGGCGGCGCGGCGCGGTGAAGCCAGCAGGTATACGCCGGGCAGGTAAGCCTGGTCTTGTCCGTCGCGTCTGTAGAGGGGTACTACGAAGAGATCGAGCGCGTTAGGCATATGGATAAGCGCCGCAATTGTACGCACTGCATGTACTACGCGCGCAAAAAATTATACTGGTAAAATCCCTTGAGTCATTCTGCACAAACTTCCACGCATCAATCCATGAAGATAGACATCATTCGCAACACAGCCTCCTGGGCAACCTTGCAGCAGGAGTGGGACGCGCTTTTGCAAAAAAGCCATCTCAATCTGCCCTTCCTGACCTTTGCCTTCCAGCAGGCCTGGTGGCAGCATCTGGGCGGTGGTGAGTGGCAGGATGCCGAGCTGCACATCATTACCGGCCGCGGCGAGGACGGGGCGTTGCTGGGGATTGCGCCCCTGTTCCGCACTCCGGACGGGCAGCTGTATTTGATCGGCAGCCATGAAATTGCCGACTACCTGGACTTTATCGCCAGGCCGCAGGACTTGGACGCGTTTGTGCAAGCCGTGCTTGAGGCATTGAAGGCGGATGAAGGCTGGGCGCAGCTGACGCTGTACAACATCCTGGACGAGTCAAAGACGATTGAAAGCGTACAGGCCGCGGCGCAAGCCGCCGGGCTGCAGGCAGCAGAGGAAACATTGCAGCCGTGCCCATACATCGCGTTGCCGGAGAACTTCGACGCCTACCTGGAAAGCCTAGACAGCAAGCAAGCGCACGAACTGCGGCGCAAGATGCGCAAAGCGGCACGGAACGTGTTGCCGGTGAGCACCGAGCTGATCAGCGAGGCGGGCGGGCTGGACCAGGCCCTGGATGACTTCTTTGGCCTGATGACGCAAGAGGAAGACAAGCTGAAGTTCCTGACGCCCGCCATGCGAGTGCAGATGGAAGCGATCGCCCGGGCGGCCTTCGCCGGCGGCTGGCTGCAACTGGTGTTCCTCAAGGTTGGCATGCAACGGGCGGCGGCGTACATGAACTTTGACTACGACAACCGCATCTGGGGCTACAACGCCGGGTTCAGCAATGCGCATGCGCAGCTTTCACCCGGCTGGTTGATGATGGCGGAGATGATGCAACGCAGCATTGAGGAAAAGAAGGTCGTGTTTGACTTCATGCGCGGGGATGAAGAATACAAGTACCGCTTTGGGGCAGTGAACCGCTTCGTCAAGAAAGTGACTATTCGACGCTAATCGCTCGGATGGTAGTTTAAAAATCAACTCTTGGAATACAAGACTACAGGGATTCCTCGCTGAGATGGCCTGGCGTTCCGGTATTTAACCTTAGCACCCGCTCGGAATGACACAAGTAAACAAAAAAACGCCTGCTAAAGCAGGCGTTTTTTTGTTTATACGAGGTGACTGGGGTTGGTCAGGCTGCGGCGTAGCGCAGGGCGGCGCGGGCGAGCAAGCGGGTCGAGTCTAGAGTGGGCAGCACGGAGTCTTGCGGCTCGATGAGCAGCGGGATCTCGGTGCAGCACAGGCCTACGGCGTCGCAGCCCTGCTCCGCAAACTGCGCGATCAGGGATTGGAAGTAGCGCCGCGTCTCGGGCAGCATGGTGCCGTAGATGAGTTCATCCACGATGTGCTTGTGCACCTGCTGGCGCTGGGCCAGGTCAGGGAACTTGAGCTCAATGCCCATCGGCTCCAGCTTGCGCGGGTAGACCGGGCCTTCTATGAGCGGTTGGGTGCCGAGGATGCCGACACGTTTATAGCCGCGGGCCAGGGCCTCGCGGCCCACTTCTTCGGCGATGTGCAACCAGGGCAGCGGCGAGCGCTCGATGACCGGGTCGATGGATACGTGGACGGTATTGTCCGGGCAGATCAGGAAATCAGCCCCCATGGCGGCAAGCTTGTTGGCCGACTGCAAGATGGTTTCGCTGACCTGATCCCACTTGCCCTCTTCGGAAGGAAAGTGATAGTCGCCCATGTTGAAGTTGTGCAGGGTGACTTCGGGATTATTGAAGGGGCCGAAGAATTCTTTGCTCTCCTGAATGATGGTGCGATAGCACAGGGCTGCACCTTCGTACGAGACGCCAACAATACCGATGTGCTTCATTGTTCCTCTGAGAGCAGGGGTTAGTGGTTATTCACGAAAGATACGAACGCGGCGATTGGGCTCTTTGCCGTAGGAGTGGGAGACCAACTTGGACTCCTCGACCATTTGGTGCTGCAGGCGCCGAATTTGAGAGGTAGCCGGAGGCAACTCCACCCAGCGCTCGCCGTTGAGCACGGCATCAATCGCCTGGCGGGTCTGGCCGAGCTGCTCGTCCATCTCGGCAGGCTCTTCCATGCCGCCGGGAAGATCGAACAGGCCGGAGAGGAAGCGCTCCATCTGCGAGACGGTGTTGGCGCGCAACACATACACGGGCATGCCGCGCTGCTCAGCATCCACGATGGGGCGCTGGCGCTTGCGGTAGTAGGTGCGCAGGGTGACAAGCACATCCGCCTCGCCGGGCTCTTTGACCGGGATGACGGGCACGCCGACGCGCTTGGCGGCATTCACCAGCCGGTTGCGCGCCACCCCGAAGGGGTAGATGCGCACCGGCTGAAGGCTGGCGCTGCTCCGCGGGGCCACGCTGGGCACGGCCACCGCGGCGGGCTGGATGCGCGCATAGGCTTCATAGTCTCCGTCAGGTTCTTGGGCGCGGGCGGACGAATCGGTCACGGGCTCACGGCGGCGCGGTCCACCGCCCATGGAGCCGCCGCTGGATTGGCGGCCTGTGGGTGTGTTCTTGGCAAGTCGGCCACTGGTGCGCGGGGCGGATTCGCTGCGGCCGGAGCGGGCGGGTGCAGCGGCCGGTTGAGCCGCGGTGATCTTGATCTCGCCATTCTCATCGCGCATGCGCTGCTCAGGATCGATGGGATAACCGCGCAGCAAACCGTCTACCGCGATGGCAACGTCTCGATGCACGGCGAACTGGCTGCGGGACTGAATTTCGACGAGGACATCGAAGGTGGGCGGCGAGCGGCGCTCAAGCACCGTCTTTTGGGTACCGCGGCGGCGGGCTTCTTCATCTGACAGCGTGACGGATTCGATGCCGCCGACCAGGTCAGACAAGGTGGGGTTGAGCAGTAGGTTCTCGAGCGAGTTACCGTGGGCCGTGCCGATGAGCTGCACACCGCGCTCGGCGATGGTGCGGGCGGCCTTGGCCTCCAGCTCACGGCCGATCTCGTCGATGACGATGACCTGCGGGTTGTGGTTCTCCACCGCTTCGATCATGACCTCGTGCTGCATGGAAGGCGTCGCCACCTGCATGCGGCGGGCGCGGCCAACGGCCGGGTGGGGCACATCGCCATCGCCGCCGATCTCGTTGGAGGTATCCACGATCACAACGCGGTTCTTCTCGGCCAGGATGCGGGCCGCCTCGCGCAGCAGGGTGGTCTTACCCACGCCGGGGCGGCCGAGGATGAGCAGGCTCTTGCCATCCTGGATCAAGTCTTGAATGATGTCGATGGTGCCGTAGACGGCGCGGCCGACGCGCAGTGTCAGGCCAACCACATCGCCGCGGCGATTGCGAATAGCCGAAATGCGGTGCAGGCTGCGCTCAATGCCAGCGCGATTGTCTTCGTCAAAGTCGCGCAGGCGCTGGACGACATAGGCGATGTCGTCTTTGCTGATCTCACGTTCCAGAAGTACAACTTCTTCGTTGACCAGGCGCGTGGTAGGAACCCGCCCAAGGTCAAGAATGATCTCGAGCAGGTCAGAGCTGTTGTTGTGTTCGCGCACGGCGGCCTGCACATCAGGCGGCAGCACGCCGAGCAAAGCGTCAAGGTCGTCAGTGATTTGGCGTCTTGTCATTTTTCATCCATGGTTGCGGCGGACTGCACGGGGAATTGGATGGTGGAAGCTTCCGCTGCGGCAGCCTTGGCAATCTTCTGCAAGTCTTTTACTTTTACTGGTTGCACCATGCGGCGCACCAAAACGGACTGGCGTGGGCCAGGTTGTGCATCCAGCCCTTCGAGCACCGGCTCCAGCCAGTCTTGAAAGGCGCGCACACATACATACACGGGGCGGCCGGGCCGCGGCCGCAAGCGCAGCATGAGCGCCATCAGGCGGTCAGCCAGGGCGCGGCCGGGCTCGATGAGCAGCTGAACCCAAATGCCCTTTGGCCCGCGCTGCACATCAGCAAAGGCGGCGAGCTGGCCGCCCTCATACAGAACGAAACTATCACGCGTATCGTTCGATCCGCATTCCAAGTGCTGCATTGGCGGCGGCAACAGGCTGCTGCGCAGCAGGCGCACAGCCAACGCATGGCGACCCAGGTGCGGCTGCCAAAGCAGGTTGTCATAGCCGGCCTGTGGCGGGCGGGTAAGCCGCCACAGGCGCTGGTGCCCCTGCACGCTAAGCCCGGCTTGCTGCAGCGCGGCGTTGGCGCCGCTGTGCTCGTCAAGCTCGGCGAAGATGCCCTGTGCGCCGTGTGGGCCAAGCTGTTTCAGCATGTACTCCACGGCGGCGGTGAGGGCCGGGCCGCTGAGCGCGGCTTGCGGGGCGGCGAAAACCAGCGCGGCCAGCGAGCGGCCCGGGAAGCGTTGGGCTTGCAGCACCAGACCCTCTTCTGAACTGACCGCGGTGTGTACCCCGGTGAGGGAGCACAAGGGCGCCAGCAGGGAGCGGCGGGCGAGGGCGGCCGGGCCGCGGGTGAGCACGGATTGATTGTGTAAGAACAGAGCGTGATGGCGGGCGGTGTTTAGCGCCCCATAGTCTGAAATTGTAAAGTCGTGCAACACCCTGCTATTCTACAACAGCGGTTTTTGGCTTGCATCAAGGTTATGTTAACTTTTGGCCAGGTTCAGGAACAGGCGGTGGAAGCGGTCGTCTCCCGAGATCTCGGGGTGGAAGGCGGTGGCTAGAAGCTTGCCCTGCTGGGCGGCGATGATGCGCCCGTCTGGCAGGCTGGCGAGGGCCTGGGCATCGCCGCTAACGGATTTGATGAGCGGGGCGCGGATAAAGACGGCGCGCACCGGCGGGTCACCAGGGGCAAGGCCCTTGAGGGCGGGCACGTCCACTTCAACATCGAAACTCTCGACCTGGCGGCCATAAGCGTTACGCTCGACGGTGATATCCATAAGGCCCAACAGCGGCTGTTTGCGTTCGGCGTCTTTTGAGAGGAGGATGGCGCCGGCGCAGGTGCCGTAGATGGCCTTGGTCTGGCCGAACGTGCGCAACGGCTCGATCAAGCCATAATCGGTGGCCAGCTTGCCGATGGTGGTGGATTCGCCACCGGGCAGCACGAGCCCGTCGAGCCCATCCAGCTCTTCGGGCAGACGCACCTCGCGCACCTGCGCGCCGAGGCTGGCCAGCATATTGGCATGCTCTGCAAAGTCACCTTGGAGGGCAAGGACGCCGATGGTTGGAGAGGAGTTCATAACTTGCAGGATATCCGACCTCGAATCTCTTTCAGAGATTCGAGGTCGGAGGCTTTGAATTCAGTTACCAACCGCGCTGGGCGATCAGATCTTCCTTGGGGATGTCTGTGACCTGGCGGCCCACCATCGGCTCGCCCAGATTGCGGCTGACCTCAGCCAGGATCTTGGCGTTGTTGTAGTGGGTAGTGGCTTTGACGATGGCTTCGGCGCGGCGAGCAGGGTCGCCGGACTTGAAGATGCCTGAGCCAACGAAAACACCGTCCACGCCGAGCTGCATCATCAGGGCGGCGTCCGCCGGGGTGGCGATGCCACCGGCGGCGAAGTTGACCACGGGCAGGCGGCCAAGCTCTTTGGTCTCTTTGACCAGTTCAAACGGCGCACCAAGCTCTTTGGCGAGCGCCATGACTTCTTCGTCTGGCATGGTCTGCAGGCGGCGTACGGTGCCCAGCACGGTGCGGGCGTGGCGCACGGCCTCGACTACATCGCCGGTGCCGGCTTCGCCCTTGGTGCGGATCATGGCAGCGCCTTCGCCAACGCGGCGCAGGGCTTCGCCCAGGTTGCGGCAGCCACACACGAAGGGAATCTTAAAGTCATGCTTGTTGATGTGATTGGCTTCGTCGGCCGGGGTGAGCACTTCGGACTCGTCTACATAGTCCACGCCGAGGGATTCGAGGATCTGGGCTTCCACAAAGTGGCCGATGCGCACCTTGGCCATGACGGGGATGCTGACAGTGCTCATGATCTCTTCAATGAGGCCGGGATCGCTCATGCGGGCCACGCCGCCGTGGGCACGGATGTCAGCAGGCACGCGCTCGAGGGCCATTACGGCTGCGGCGCCGGCATTCTCAGCAATGCGGGCATGTTCGGCGGTGACCACGTCCATAATCACGCCTCCCTTGAGCATCTGGGCCAGGCCCTTCTTGACTTCAAATGTAGCGACTTGCTTTTCCATCTACGCAGCTCCTTGGCGAGCGAATTGGGGTACTGAGGCGATTCTACCATTCACGTTTTTGGAAAGGCTGCCCAACAAACAAGGGCGGCACATGAAGGTGCCGCCTTGTTAAAGATTGTTTCACTCCGCTAGCCTGTAAGGCTGGCCCCAAACAGCGTTGCCGGTACCAACAGCGCCAAGAACAGCAAGTGATACCAGACGGGCATCAGCTTCCAATATTGGCGCTGCACCATGATGCCAACCAGTAGCAGGATCACACCGAGGATCAGCGGCAAGTTGGCGCCCGCGCTGACCAGGGTGACCACATAGCCCGCCGCGAGCGAGACCAGGGCGGCAAACACCAGCATGGTGAGCAGTGCGCCCGTGTGGCGCACGGAACCGTCTTTTGCAGGGCGCCAGGGAACAGCTTAAGCACCTGCGGGCTACCGCCCAGCCATAGCACACTCCAGGCGGCAAAGCCCGCCACGATTGCAAGAATATCCATCAACATCTTTTCCTCCACAGTAGTTAAGGGGTTCGTCGTTCAAAGCTGGCTTGCATGGTTTGCTGCTCACCAGCGTCAGACAAGGCGTACAAAGTCCAGTCATAGTGATCGCGATCGGTGAAGCGCCATTCTTCGCGGTAGCGCTTGGTGCCAGAGTTGTCATGGGTGAGTAGATGGCAAGTCATCAGGTCACCGTGGCGGGTGACCTCGGTATATTCGGCCAAGCTAACGCCATCCAACGCTTTGCCGAGGGCGATCATCTTGACCCTGTGTTCAGCGGGATGCCAATACCAGTAGCCAAAGCTTTCACCACCGGGAGATTGGCTACTGGACACCAGCAGGGCATCAGGCACCTGCCAGGTGAAGGTGTGCACCATAGTGAGGCCTTGCTGGCCACCGGGCGGCAGATAATGCCATTGCCCGCCAACCAGATCAGACAGAATGTGGATCGTGCTCATGCGCCTCCTTGCTATGTATTGTAGGGAGGGCGGCCGATCTTGTATTGCAAAAAATTAACCGAGGGGAACGAAGCGAGAATCCTCGCTGGGACCGTAGTTGCTGTAGTGCGAGCGTAATTCTATGTATTGGCTGGGCGTCAACCCGGCGAAGAGCTGGAACTCTCGATTGAAGTGCGATTGGTCGTGGTAGCCGGCTTTTTGGGCGAGCGCGGCCCAATCCGGCTGGGCGCCGGCGAGCAGATCGGGCAGCATATGGCTGAAGCGTATGACGCGAGCAAACTGCTTGGGGCGCAGGCCAACGGTGGAGGTGAAGACTTCGATCAAGTGCTTATGGCTGACATGCAGCCCTTCGCTCAGCTCGGCGATACCCAGGCTGCCCTCGGCAGCCTGGATGCGCTGCCCGGCCTCAAGCGCCAGAGCGAGGCCGGGGCGATCTTGCTTGAGGCGCTGCACCAGGAAGCTCTCCAAGGCGGCGAAACGCGCTGTGTCATCCGCGGCAGTAGTTAGGGCGATGTGCAACTCGTCGGTGGCAGCGGCGCCCACGATGGCGCGCAACGGAGTGACGCGATCGGTGAACTGGCTGGCATCACCGGCAAAGAAGGCTGCGACGCCGGCGGGCTTGAGGCGGGCGCCCAGCAGATGACTGGAGGTGGACTCGATGGTGAAATAGCGGCTTTGCAAACCAGCCAGCCAAGCTTGCTCATGTATAGTGAATTCTGCAAGGTCAGGCGCGAGGAAGACCTTGTGGGGCTGGCCAAAGTTGAAGATCAGCTCCATGTGCGGGCTGGGCAGGATAATCTCTCTCGCGCTATAGATGGGGATATGCTGGTACCAAAGCACCTCGATGTAACGGTCCAGCGGCGGAGTAGGCGGCTGGACGGCGCTGTGGATGGGCATATTAGGCAACATCAGACCACCAGTGGATCATCGCGAGTGTTGGCTTGCAAAGATCACTTCTTGTAATGCAGGGCAACGACTCCTGAACCGAATACCTTTGAGTCCACCAATGTGAGGGTACGGCCGCCGCCCGGCTGAAACAAGCGCGGCCCCTTGCCGGCAATGATGGGATGGACGACGAAGCGATATTCATCAATCAGGCCCCATTGCTCAGCCTGGGCGGCAACATTGATGCTGCCGATGGAGATGTTCTTGCCGGGTTGCTGCTTCAGCTCGATGATCTTTTCTTTCAAGCCGCTACGCAGCAGGGTGGTGTTATTCCACTCGGCGCGTTCGAGTGTAGTGGAGAAGACGATCTTGGGGATGGCGTCGAAGGCGAGGGCGAATTCATTTGTGACCGCGTTTTCCGACTGAGTCACGGCGACATCATGCCAGAACGGATACATGAGCTCATAGGTGTGGCGACCAAAGATATCGACGTCTGATTGGTGCAACAAGTCAGTGAAGTACTGGTGCACCTCATCATCAACGACGGCCGTTTCGTGGCCGCAATAGCCGTCTATGGTCATATTGATGGAAAAGACGGCTTTTCTCATTGGTGCCTCCTATGCGTTAGGCGAAATTCGCCTGGGCGAATTTGTAAGCGAGCAGTTTGTAGATCAGCTTGGCGGCAAGGAAGTCTGGCGCCTTGTTCTCGGTGGGGAGCAGCTCGACCACGTCGCAGCCGACAATGTTGTGCTCAGCGGCGACGGCCTTGAGGGCGGCGAGGACGGGATACCAATACAGGCCGCCGGGCTCGGGCGTGCCGGTCGAGGGCATGATGGCCGGGTCGAAGACGTCGAGGTCGAAGGTGATGTAGACGTTCGGCTTCAGCAGGCGCGAGACCTTATCGATCCAATCCATCGAATGGAAGATGTTCTCGGCGTAGAAGACCTTGCTCTCATCGAGGTACTGCAGCTCGCCGACATCCAGGCTGCGGATGCCGACGGAAACGATGTCGTCGTTGAGCTCAGAGATGCGGCGCAGAGTGCAAGCATGGCTGAACCTGTCGCCTTCGAACTCCTCGCGGCGGTCGGTGTGGGCATCGAAGTGCAGGATGCTGAGCTGGTCGTAGGCTTCGATGTGGGCTTTGGCGGAGCCGTAGGCCACGGAATGTTCACCGCCAAGGGTGACGACGAACTTACCGGCGTCGATGTGCTTCTTGACGCGGGCATGCACATTGGCGTTTAGCGCCAGCGTATCGTCGGCGGTCACCGCCTGGTCAGTGAAGATGCCGTGTTCGTAGGGCTCGCTGGCGGTCTCGATGTCGTAGAGCTCGAGATAGCCCGAGGCTTCGATGAGAGCGCGCGGGCCTTTGGCGGTGCCCGGCATCCACGAGGTGGTCAGGTCGAACGGCACCGGCACCACAGCCACCTTGGCGGAGTCGTAGGCGGTGAACTCGTCTGGCAGGCCGCCGAAGTTGTATGGTGGCGTGTGGGTGCCGGAGTCAGCCATGTACGCGGGTCAGTCCTCGGAGCGGATCAGCACCGCGGCAGCCAGCACCGTGGTCCACAGTCCGTTCTTGTGGCCCTCGGCGGATTGGACGTAGTGGCGAGTCTTGAAGATGTGCGGGTTGGCATCGTAGATCTGCTTGCGCTCATCCCAGGCCGTATCCGGGTCAAATTCCAGGCCCAAGGTAGTGGCTAGCATGGTGGCGGCCAGGTCTTCGGCGTATTCGCCACTTTTCTCGCCGGTCTCACCGTGCGCATGATGCTCAGATAGATAGCCGTAGCGAGTGGTGTCTTGCGGCAGGGCTACACCAATGGCGGAGGACACTAGGCGGTTGGGTTCATTGGTGTCGCTGCGCGCCATGACACAGAAGACCACTTCGCCCGGCGAAAGGTGCTTAAGGCCTTCATCCACCGAAACCATCTTGCAGTTGGGCGGAAAGATGCTGGATACGTAGACCAGATTGAATTTTTCAATCTTGGCGCTGCGCAGGGCTGCCTCAAAGGAAGCTAGGCGGTCTTTGTGCACACCCACACCCTTGGTGAAGAAAATCTTGTTCGGGATCATTCGCTCTCCTCTATCTAAACGCAGCTAGGCTGCCTGGGCGCTCTTATCGAGCACGGCGTTGAAGTCTTTGTGCTGGCGCTTCTTCCAGCTGCCTTTGTGATAAGCGTAGCCGGCAATGAGCGGCATGGCCAGGGTGGCCTCAGCGAACACCATCTGCTCGCTCTCTTGCTCCACTTTGCCCCATGAGTGAGCTTCCTGCAGCGTGGAGCCCGACAGACCGCCATCGCGCTCGTCGGCGACGGTGATCTGGATGGCGTACTTGTGCATGTCGGCTTCGCCTTCCAGGATCTCGGCCGCCACAGTGATGTCCTGTGCAAAGTTCTTGGGTACGCCGCCACCGATCATGAGCAGGCCGGTGGTGCCGGCGGCGATCTTGATCTTGGTCAGCTCGAGAAAGTCCTTGGCGGAGTCGATGGAGACTACGCCGCCGGTGGCGCGGTATTGGTGATCGACCAGGCCGAAACCGGCGCTGGAGTCGGAGAAGGCCGGCACGAAGATGGGCACGCCCACTTCGTAGGCGCGGCGCACGAAGCAACCCTCGCCCTTGCCGTTGTCGACGAGATACTTGCCCATGTGCCAGATGAACTCGCGCGAAGAGTAGGGGCGCGGCGGCAGGCTATCGGCGATCTGCTTGATGGTGTCATCGCAGATGCGCAGCTCGTCTTCATCAATGTAGGTGTCGTAGATGCGGTCAATGCGCAGGTTCATCAGCGCATCGTCATCCGACTTGGGGTCACCGATGTAGTGCTTGAAGCCCAGGCCTTCAAAGAAGTCCTGGTCCACCACGTTGGCGCCGGTGGAGACGATCGCATCCACCATGTGGTTATCCACCAAATCGTAGATCACCCGTTTGAGCCCGGCGCTGACCAGCGAGCCGGCAAGGCACAGGATGACCGCGCACTCGGTATCGGCCAGCATGTTGTCGTAAATGCGGGCCGCCCGAGCCAGATTACGCGCCTGAAAGGCCATGCGCTCGTATTGGTCCACCAGGGGGGTGGGGTCAAACGACTTGATGTCGATGTGCTCAATGGTTTGGCTGAGCAGGGTTTTCTTATCCATACGCGCATTATAACGAGCGCGCGCTTAAAACCTTACGAGTATGTAATTCCGTTTTTTTACGGATCACCAACCTGCACATACCGAGCGAAGCTGGGCACAGTTTTTTCTGCTTAAAAAAGTTTCGTTTTTAAGCGATACAAAGGGGTGTTGGCACTTGACAAAGCGCGAGATTCATACAATAATACACATATACACTCATACAGAGGTACGCATAGCAATGAGCCCACTTTCAAGACTCCGTGTGGACCTTACCATACACACCCCGGCCTATCTGCAGATCATGGACCAGATTCGTTTGGCGATCGCCAATGGTGAGTTGAAGCCCGGCGACCAATTGCCCCCCGTGCGCCAGTTGGCAGCCGACCTGCAGATCAATTTCAACACAGTGGCGCGGGCTTATCGTTTGCTGGACGAGAAGTCGATCATCTCCACCCAGCACGGTCGCGGCACTTACATCCTAGACGCGCCGACCGGCAGGAACCTGCAACGATTGCGTAAGCAGCAGCTCGGCGTGATGGGCGAGCATTTGATAGAAGAGGCCGAGAAGCTGGGTTTTGAGCCGGCCGAGCTGCGCAAGTTAATGGATGAAAAGATCACAGCATGGGAAGCGAGCAAACGATAAGAGTGTTCGTTCTTATCCTAGAGAAAGGATGCGATCATGGCCTTCGCTGGAGCAGCACAGGCTGAACTGCAACGATTGATGCAAGAAGAGGAAGAGATGACCAACTACACACAAGATGATCTACAGAACTACGAGTTCAAAATTCTGCGCTCCGCGGTTTCAGGCTTCCGGTCTCGGGAAACCATGGCCAAAGCGCTGGAGGAAGAGGCTACCCACGGATGGCAGCTGGTGGAAAAGTTTGACGACGCCCGCATTCGCCTCAAGCGGCCTCGCGGCGCCAAATCACGCATCAACACCGGCGCTGGCGCTGGCACCGACCCCTACCGCACCCAGTACGGCATCAGTGATGGGCGTTTTGCCATTTACATTGTCACCGGCACGCTGCTGCTGTGCGCACTGATCATCGGCGGTCTGGTCTATTTCATAAACTGAGTTGTTTCACGTGAAACACAGGAGCACTATGAACACTTTGGACACACGACGGATCTGGATCTTTGTTGGCCTGGCCTTCGGCATTTGTTGGGCGATCGCAGGCGTCATATATGTAAACGGCGGCCTGGTCAACAGTCCGGAGATCCTTCCGGGTACTGGCATCACCCTGGCGACCGCGCTACTGGCGCTGGGCTGTATGTGGGCGCCGGCCGCGGCGCATTTATTGACACGTATCATCACGCGCGAAGGCTGGAAGGACATGTGGCTGCGCCCGCAGGCCGGCCGCAACTGGATAAGCTGGGGCCTTGCTTGGATCCTGCCGCCAGTCCTCACCCTGTTGGGCCTGGTGGTGTACTACGCGATTCTCCCCAGCCATTTTGACGGCA contains the following coding sequences:
- a CDS encoding GNAT family N-acetyltransferase, with amino-acid sequence MKIDIIRNTASWATLQQEWDALLQKSHLNLPFLTFAFQQAWWQHLGGGEWQDAELHIITGRGEDGALLGIAPLFRTPDGQLYLIGSHEIADYLDFIARPQDLDAFVQAVLEALKADEGWAQLTLYNILDESKTIESVQAAAQAAGLQAAEETLQPCPYIALPENFDAYLESLDSKQAHELRRKMRKAARNVLPVSTELISEAGGLDQALDDFFGLMTQEEDKLKFLTPAMRVQMEAIARAAFAGGWLQLVFLKVGMQRAAAYMNFDYDNRIWGYNAGFSNAHAQLSPGWLMMAEMMQRSIEEKKVVFDFMRGDEEYKYRFGAVNRFVKKVTIRR
- a CDS encoding amino acid racemase, which produces MKHIGIVGVSYEGAALCYRTIIQESKEFFGPFNNPEVTLHNFNMGDYHFPSEEGKWDQVSETILQSANKLAAMGADFLICPDNTVHVSIDPVIERSPLPWLHIAEEVGREALARGYKRVGILGTQPLIEGPVYPRKLEPMGIELKFPDLAQRQQVHKHIVDELIYGTMLPETRRYFQSLIAQFAEQGCDAVGLCCTEIPLLIEPQDSVLPTLDSTRLLARAALRYAAA
- a CDS encoding AAA family ATPase; amino-acid sequence: MTRRQITDDLDALLGVLPPDVQAAVREHNNSSDLLEIILDLGRVPTTRLVNEEVVLLEREISKDDIAYVVQRLRDFDEDNRAGIERSLHRISAIRNRRGDVVGLTLRVGRAVYGTIDIIQDLIQDGKSLLILGRPGVGKTTLLREAARILAEKNRVVIVDTSNEIGGDGDVPHPAVGRARRMQVATPSMQHEVMIEAVENHNPQVIVIDEIGRELEAKAARTIAERGVQLIGTAHGNSLENLLLNPTLSDLVGGIESVTLSDEEARRRGTQKTVLERRSPPTFDVLVEIQSRSQFAVHRDVAIAVDGLLRGYPIDPEQRMRDENGEIKITAAQPAAAPARSGRSESAPRTSGRLAKNTPTGRQSSGGSMGGGPRRREPVTDSSARAQEPDGDYEAYARIQPAAVAVPSVAPRSSASLQPVRIYPFGVARNRLVNAAKRVGVPVIPVKEPGEADVLVTLRTYYRKRQRPIVDAEQRGMPVYVLRANTVSQMERFLSGLFDLPGGMEEPAEMDEQLGQTRQAIDAVLNGERWVELPPATSQIRRLQHQMVEESKLVSHSYGKEPNRRVRIFRE
- the pdxT gene encoding pyridoxal 5'-phosphate synthase glutaminase subunit PdxT, which gives rise to MNSSPTIGVLALQGDFAEHANMLASLGAQVREVRLPEELDGLDGLVLPGGESTTIGKLATDYGLIEPLRTFGQTKAIYGTCAGAILLSKDAERKQPLLGLMDITVERNAYGRQVESFDVEVDVPALKGLAPGDPPVRAVFIRAPLIKSVSGDAQALASLPDGRIIAAQQGKLLATAFHPEISGDDRFHRLFLNLAKS
- the pdxS gene encoding pyridoxal 5'-phosphate synthase lyase subunit PdxS, whose translation is MEKQVATFEVKKGLAQMLKGGVIMDVVTAEHARIAENAGAAAVMALERVPADIRAHGGVARMSDPGLIEEIMSTVSIPVMAKVRIGHFVEAQILESLGVDYVDESEVLTPADEANHINKHDFKIPFVCGCRNLGEALRRVGEGAAMIRTKGEAGTGDVVEAVRHARTVLGTVRRLQTMPDEEVMALAKELGAPFELVKETKELGRLPVVNFAAGGIATPADAALMMQLGVDGVFVGSGIFKSGDPARRAEAIVKATTHYNNAKILAEVSRNLGEPMVGRQVTDIPKEDLIAQRGW
- a CDS encoding AraC family transcriptional regulator, yielding MLPNMPIHSAVQPPTPPLDRYIEVLWYQHIPIYSAREIILPSPHMELIFNFGQPHKVFLAPDLAEFTIHEQAWLAGLQSRYFTIESTSSHLLGARLKPAGVAAFFAGDASQFTDRVTPLRAIVGAAATDELHIALTTAADDTARFAALESFLVQRLKQDRPGLALALEAGQRIQAAEGSLGIAELSEGLHVSHKHLIEVFTSTVGLRPKQFARVIRFSHMLPDLLAGAQPDWAALAQKAGYHDQSHFNREFQLFAGLTPSQYIELRSHYSNYGPSEDSRFVPLG
- a CDS encoding dihydrofolate reductase family protein gives rise to the protein MRKAVFSINMTIDGYCGHETAVVDDEVHQYFTDLLHQSDVDIFGRHTYELMYPFWHDVAVTQSENAVTNEFALAFDAIPKIVFSTTLERAEWNNTTLLRSGLKEKIIELKQQPGKNISIGSINVAAQAEQWGLIDEYRFVVHPIIAGKGPRLFQPGGGRTLTLVDSKVFGSGVVALHYKK
- the speB gene encoding agmatinase, with the translated sequence MADSGTHTPPYNFGGLPDEFTAYDSAKVAVVPVPFDLTTSWMPGTAKGPRALIEASGYLELYDIETASEPYEHGIFTDQAVTADDTLALNANVHARVKKHIDAGKFVVTLGGEHSVAYGSAKAHIEAYDQLSILHFDAHTDRREEFEGDRFSHACTLRRISELNDDIVSVGIRSLDVGELQYLDESKVFYAENIFHSMDWIDKVSRLLKPNVYITFDLDVFDPAIMPSTGTPEPGGLYWYPVLAALKAVAAEHNIVGCDVVELLPTENKAPDFLAAKLIYKLLAYKFAQANFA
- a CDS encoding arginine decarboxylase, pyruvoyl-dependent, which produces MIPNKIFFTKGVGVHKDRLASFEAALRSAKIEKFNLVYVSSIFPPNCKMVSVDEGLKHLSPGEVVFCVMARSDTNEPNRLVSSAIGVALPQDTTRYGYLSEHHAHGETGEKSGEYAEDLAATMLATTLGLEFDPDTAWDERKQIYDANPHIFKTRHYVQSAEGHKNGLWTTVLAAAVLIRSED